A genome region from Carya illinoinensis cultivar Pawnee chromosome 2, C.illinoinensisPawnee_v1, whole genome shotgun sequence includes the following:
- the LOC122297200 gene encoding GATA transcription factor 19-like, translating to MHRCCSSQGGNMGQCSCGLFHSQSNSFSMLFSNPNQYRPYDESEMYSFASSSSPSVDCTLSLGTPSTRLTEDDHEKRRRSSSSVSNFCWDLLQTKHTPSEPQTHKTGRGVNNSSNHNSANDPLLARRCANCDTTSTPLWRNGPRGPKSLCNACGIRFKKEERRATSAASTATNNGSSSGGPMEPEHMFSHHNNSWYAHSQTQKMPCFAPAIGNEFHFIEDNDRDSDTGIPFLSWRLNVTDRPSLVHDFTR from the exons ATGCATCGCTGCTGCAGCTCTCAGGGGGGAAACATGGGACAGTGTTCGTGTGGTCTGTTTCACAGCCAAAGTAATTCCTTCTCCATGCTCTTCTCCAACCCCAACCAGTACAGGCCCTATGATGAATCTGAAATGTATTCCTTCGCTTCGTCGTCTTCTCCTTCTGTGGATTGCACCCTCTCTTTAGGAACCCCATCCACTCGTCTCACCGAAGATGATCACGAAAAGCGACGGCGCTCTTCTTCCTCAGTGTCCAACTTTTGCTGGGACTTGTTGCAGACAAAGCATACACCATCGGAGCCGCAAACACACAAAACTGGCCGTGGAGTCAATAATAGCAGCAATCACAACTCTGCCAATGATCCTCTCCTCGCTCGTCGCTGTGCCAACTGTGACACAACTTCCACACCCCTTTGGAGGAACGGTCCAAGAGGCCCAAAG TCCCTATGCAATGCTTGTGGGATTCGATTCAAGAAGGAAGAGAGGAGAGCCACTTCTGCGGCCTCAACGGCCACCAACAATGGAAGTTCCTCGGGAGGACCTATGGAGCCGGAACACATGTTCAGCCACCACAATAATTCTTGGTATGCCCACTCACAGACCCAGAAAATGCCTTGCTTCGCTCCTGCCATTGGCAACGAGTTCCACTTCATCGAAGACAACGATCGAGATTCCGATACAGGCATTCCCTTCCTTTCTTGGCGTCTCAATGTCACAGACAGGCCAAGTCTTGTTCATGACTTCACGAgatga